From the genome of Syntrophales bacterium, one region includes:
- the hemC gene encoding hydroxymethylbilane synthase: MALVQARSVAESLRKHHPGLVCEVVPIKTRADRLQEMSIAELGGKGVFVKEIEAELLKGSIDLAVHSMKDVPVELPEGLEMAAYPRREDPRDILVTKGEALLENLPPGARIGTGSLRRRMQLLKVRPDLTIIPIRGNLRTRIDTIEKQGLQGIILAAAGMARMGWLREVSQFLSPDVILPAAGQGVLGIEIRRDDRDIKELVSPLNHPETVLEILAERAYLGRLGGGCQVPIAGYARVEGDSLRISGLVGTPDGRVLIGETLRGGRHEGAALGRAAADSILARGGRRVLDIEYGSC, encoded by the coding sequence TTGGCCCTCGTTCAGGCTCGGAGTGTTGCCGAGTCGCTGCGAAAGCATCACCCGGGACTTGTCTGTGAGGTCGTTCCCATTAAGACCAGGGCCGACAGGCTGCAGGAGATGAGCATCGCCGAACTGGGCGGGAAGGGTGTTTTTGTCAAGGAAATCGAGGCGGAGCTTCTGAAAGGCTCTATCGACCTCGCTGTACACAGCATGAAGGACGTTCCGGTGGAACTGCCGGAAGGCCTTGAGATGGCAGCCTATCCCCGACGTGAAGACCCGCGGGACATCCTGGTGACGAAGGGAGAGGCCCTGCTGGAAAATCTGCCGCCGGGGGCCCGGATAGGGACGGGGTCACTCCGGCGCCGTATGCAGCTCCTGAAGGTGAGACCGGACCTGACGATCATTCCCATACGGGGAAACCTGCGGACGAGAATAGACACAATCGAGAAGCAGGGGCTCCAGGGGATCATCCTGGCGGCGGCGGGCATGGCTCGCATGGGCTGGCTCCGGGAAGTATCCCAGTTCCTTTCTCCCGACGTGATTCTTCCCGCGGCGGGTCAGGGTGTCCTGGGTATCGAGATCCGCCGTGATGATCGGGACATAAAAGAGCTTGTCTCCCCGCTCAATCACCCCGAGACGGTGCTTGAAATCCTTGCCGAACGGGCCTACCTTGGTCGCCTCGGCGGCGGCTGCCAGGTTCCCATCGCGGGTTATGCAAGGGTTGAGGGTGACTCCCTCAGGATCAGCGGACTGGTGGGGACACCCGACGGCCGGGTCCTGATCGGAGAAACACTCCGTGGCGGACGTCACGAAGGGGCGGCTCTCGGCCGGGCGGCGGCCGACTCGATTCTTGCCCGTGGCGGACGAAGGGTGCTTGACATTGAGTACGGTTCCTGCTGA
- the hemA gene encoding glutamyl-tRNA reductase has protein sequence MHIVILGMNHRTAPLALRERLTIACEDQGRTVEAVKSIPHVREALYLATCNRVEVLASVGDVKRAMESLKEFILSHGNLPAREMEVCLYRYRDEEAVRHLFRVASSLDSMIMGEPQILGQMKEAYRLCVEKRTTGVIMNRLLHQAFRVAKRVRTETGIAENAVSVGYTAVALAKKILGSLEGTSVLLVGAGEMAELAARHLKNNGATRIIVANRTVENARALAGVFGGTAFGFDALPGILGDADIIITSTGAPGYIIDRPLVSAALRRRKNHLLFLIDIAVPRDIDPGVGAMDNVYLYNIDDLQQVVDENLKSRMAEAARAEEIISGEVALFTRWRATLDAVPTIVDLKNRVEDITRGELDRSMSWMTGLGEEERGNVETLIRSVTNKILHGPVTSLKEECENGGGHAYVAALRRLFGLDEEV, from the coding sequence ATGCATATTGTCATCCTGGGAATGAATCATAGAACGGCCCCGTTGGCCCTGCGAGAGCGCCTTACGATAGCCTGCGAGGACCAGGGCAGGACCGTGGAAGCGGTGAAGAGCATTCCCCATGTGCGAGAAGCCCTCTACCTGGCGACGTGCAACAGAGTTGAGGTGCTGGCCTCCGTCGGAGACGTGAAGCGGGCCATGGAAAGCCTGAAGGAGTTCATTCTTTCTCATGGAAACCTTCCCGCCCGGGAGATGGAGGTCTGCCTGTATCGCTACCGGGACGAGGAGGCCGTGCGGCACCTCTTCCGGGTGGCATCAAGCCTCGACTCCATGATCATGGGCGAGCCCCAGATACTGGGGCAGATGAAGGAAGCCTATCGCCTGTGCGTTGAAAAGCGGACCACCGGTGTTATCATGAACCGTCTGCTGCACCAGGCCTTTCGCGTGGCAAAGAGGGTGAGAACGGAGACAGGAATCGCTGAAAACGCTGTTTCCGTGGGCTACACGGCAGTGGCACTGGCAAAAAAAATCCTGGGGAGCCTGGAGGGCACGTCCGTCCTTCTCGTGGGGGCCGGTGAAATGGCCGAACTGGCGGCGCGGCATCTGAAGAACAACGGGGCGACGAGGATCATCGTGGCCAACAGGACCGTCGAAAACGCCCGTGCCCTGGCGGGAGTATTCGGAGGGACGGCGTTTGGGTTCGACGCGTTGCCCGGTATTCTGGGGGATGCGGACATCATTATCACCTCCACGGGCGCTCCGGGATACATCATCGATCGTCCGCTGGTATCGGCAGCCCTGCGCCGTCGGAAAAACCACCTGCTTTTTCTCATAGACATAGCTGTTCCACGGGACATCGATCCCGGTGTGGGCGCTATGGACAACGTTTATCTTTACAACATCGATGATCTTCAGCAGGTGGTTGACGAGAACCTGAAGAGCCGCATGGCCGAGGCGGCCAGGGCCGAAGAAATCATCAGCGGTGAGGTGGCTCTCTTCACCCGCTGGCGGGCGACTCTCGATGCGGTTCCCACGATTGTGGACCTCAAAAACAGGGTGGAGGACATCACCAGGGGAGAGCTTGACCGATCCATGTCATGGATGACCGGGCTCGGCGAGGAAGAGCGCGGCAATGTTGAAACCCTGATCAGGTCGGTAACCAACAAGATTCTTCACGGACCGGTGACGAGCCTCAAGGAAGAATGTGAAAACGGCGGCGGTCACGCCTATGTGGCGGCACTGAGGCGTCTTTTCGGACTCGACGAAGAGGTGTAA
- the ccsA gene encoding cytochrome c biogenesis protein CcsA, whose translation MDALFFRAALVIYLAGTAGFTASLLLKRVALARLSTWVFAAAFALHTVFIGLRWWGSGYSPAVNLSEALSFIGWAIAAVYFLFQALTKTRVLGAFVAPLSLVMVIASSAGIMGPSPAGQDLKTCWVTVHVIFSLTGSALFALACCAALMYLIQDGLIRRRKIHELYRVLPSLGDLDRINHLSVLWGFLLLTLGIIAGSVWARTAWGSHLPWDPKQIATLAAWFLCGVLLHQRLVIGWKGRRAAFLSMGAFAILLFAFVGVNLFFTTIHTF comes from the coding sequence ATGGATGCATTGTTTTTCAGGGCCGCCCTGGTAATCTACCTGGCAGGCACGGCGGGGTTCACGGCGTCGCTCCTTCTGAAAAGGGTTGCCCTGGCCCGGCTGTCCACCTGGGTGTTCGCGGCGGCTTTCGCCCTGCACACGGTCTTTATCGGTCTGCGCTGGTGGGGGTCAGGGTACAGCCCGGCGGTCAACCTGTCCGAGGCGCTTTCGTTTATCGGCTGGGCTATCGCGGCGGTGTATTTTCTCTTTCAGGCATTGACAAAAACGCGGGTACTCGGAGCGTTTGTAGCCCCTCTCTCGCTGGTGATGGTCATAGCCTCATCGGCGGGCATCATGGGCCCGTCCCCCGCGGGACAGGACCTGAAAACCTGCTGGGTGACGGTCCATGTCATTTTTTCGCTCACCGGATCGGCTCTCTTTGCCCTGGCGTGCTGCGCGGCCCTCATGTACCTGATCCAGGACGGCCTGATACGCCGGAGGAAGATTCACGAATTGTATCGGGTTCTTCCGTCGCTGGGCGACCTGGACAGGATAAATCATCTCAGTGTCCTCTGGGGCTTTCTTCTCCTTACCCTGGGCATCATCGCCGGATCGGTGTGGGCCCGCACCGCCTGGGGAAGCCATCTGCCCTGGGACCCCAAGCAGATCGCCACACTGGCGGCCTGGTTCCTCTGCGGGGTTCTGCTGCACCAGAGGCTTGTCATCGGCTGGAAGGGGCGCCGGGCGGCATTCCTGTCCATGGGGGCCTTCGCGATACTGCTGTTCGCCTTTGTGGGGGTCAATCTGTTTTTTACTACAATACACACGTTTTAA
- a CDS encoding bifunctional precorrin-2 dehydrogenase/sirohydrochlorin ferrochelatase, with the protein MTVYYPLFLNIMNRHCIVIGAGDVAARKSVRLIECGARVTVVGRLLTPELARMRDEGVLSHIDDDYRSEHIEGAFLVIGATDDEAVNRRVHGDAEAAGLLVNIVDCPELCTFILPALVRKGDLAVAVSTGGKSPALARMIRMNLETLLDDGYGPLLRVLGNLRRRILARARPADENRLTFESLIYSPLMILLKEGRLDEARNLVMELTGEEMDPAELEAAQTGNNNYFGDD; encoded by the coding sequence ATGACGGTCTACTATCCACTGTTTCTGAATATAATGAACCGACACTGTATTGTCATCGGTGCCGGTGATGTCGCGGCGAGAAAGTCGGTCCGTCTGATCGAATGCGGCGCCCGGGTGACCGTGGTGGGACGTTTATTGACACCCGAGCTGGCCCGCATGCGTGACGAGGGAGTTCTCTCCCACATCGATGATGACTACAGGAGTGAACACATCGAAGGTGCCTTTCTCGTCATCGGGGCAACCGATGACGAGGCCGTTAACCGGCGCGTTCATGGCGACGCTGAAGCGGCGGGACTGCTGGTGAATATCGTCGACTGTCCCGAATTATGCACCTTCATCCTGCCTGCCCTGGTTCGAAAAGGTGACCTGGCGGTGGCCGTCTCCACCGGGGGGAAAAGTCCCGCTCTTGCCCGGATGATACGGATGAACCTGGAAACGCTTCTGGACGACGGGTACGGTCCCCTGTTGCGGGTGCTGGGGAACCTGCGAAGACGCATACTGGCCCGGGCCAGGCCGGCCGACGAGAACAGGCTCACCTTCGAATCTCTCATCTATTCACCCCTCATGATACTTCTCAAGGAAGGCCGGCTGGACGAGGCACGGAATCTTGTCATGGAGCTGACGGGCGAAGAGATGGACCCGGCGGAACTCGAGGCGGCACAAACCGGAAACAATAATTATTTCGGTGACGACTGA
- the prmA gene encoding 50S ribosomal protein L11 methyltransferase: protein MTTTPARESWIEIVVRTPPLLSDPLANFLDELGTRGVFEEESIQGPFNDFPEDPPKTVTIKAYLPDTGEVAKKLSSLETYTASLKELFPELEAPSYSTSTISDPDWAERWKKYFKPLRISKNIVIKPTWERYRSEGGEIVIDIDPGMAFGTGQHASTRLSVNAIEDIILKQTPPEGWNVLDIGTGTGILAMCCAMLGADLVTAIDLDPLAVEIAAVNIAINDLHDRIRLVNRDASDMEGTFNLIVANLTAPALMNLRDRLVTMMAPGGYLVASGIIDTYGSRLEQIFEDDGVTVTDRRDEKEWLCLTFKKRDP from the coding sequence ATGACAACGACCCCAGCCAGGGAATCGTGGATTGAAATTGTAGTCAGGACCCCGCCGCTGCTGTCGGATCCTCTTGCAAACTTCCTGGATGAACTGGGAACCCGGGGCGTCTTTGAAGAAGAATCAATCCAGGGCCCTTTCAACGATTTCCCCGAGGACCCCCCGAAGACGGTCACAATCAAGGCATACCTGCCCGACACCGGGGAGGTAGCGAAGAAGCTCTCGTCCCTCGAGACTTACACGGCAAGTCTGAAGGAACTCTTCCCGGAACTGGAGGCTCCGTCATACTCCACCTCAACCATTTCCGATCCGGACTGGGCCGAGCGGTGGAAAAAGTATTTCAAGCCCCTGCGCATCAGCAAGAACATCGTCATAAAGCCCACCTGGGAACGCTACCGGTCCGAGGGGGGAGAAATTGTCATCGACATCGACCCGGGTATGGCTTTCGGAACGGGTCAGCACGCCTCCACGCGACTCTCGGTCAATGCCATTGAAGATATCATCTTGAAACAGACACCGCCGGAGGGCTGGAATGTTCTCGACATCGGAACGGGCACGGGCATCCTGGCCATGTGCTGCGCCATGCTGGGCGCCGATCTCGTGACCGCCATCGACCTGGACCCGCTTGCCGTGGAAATAGCGGCCGTCAACATAGCCATAAACGATCTTCACGACCGGATCCGGCTGGTCAACCGGGATGCCTCCGACATGGAAGGAACCTTCAACCTTATCGTGGCAAATCTCACGGCTCCCGCCCTGATGAACCTCCGCGACAGGCTCGTCACCATGATGGCGCCGGGCGGTTATCTTGTCGCCTCGGGCATCATCGACACATATGGAAGCCGGCTCGAACAGATTTTTGAGGACGACGGCGTCACCGTCACCGATCGTCGGGATGAAAAGGAATGGCTCTGCCTCACCTTCAAAAAAAGGGACCCCTGA
- a CDS encoding 16S rRNA (uracil(1498)-N(3))-methyltransferase, which produces MSVQRVYRPALRPGTTMTELDREDFHYLKHVLRLKVGDTVILFDGVGNEYEAVIDDFGASRVRLEIREERPVDDPAPPVILAQALPKEGKMDFIVQKATELGVRTIIPFTSSRTIPRLTGEKAAARVKRWRKIAAEASKQCGNAIVPEVSEIRTFEAMIDEGARASLPLFFWEEEHHRGIRDIFSTPFRPDLSEISIVVGPEGGFSRDEATAARNRGFMTAHLGRRILRVETAALVILSIIQYEIGSIGTSPERNDVQ; this is translated from the coding sequence GTGTCGGTTCAGCGGGTGTACCGGCCGGCCCTGAGGCCGGGAACAACAATGACCGAGCTGGACCGGGAGGACTTTCACTACCTGAAGCATGTCCTGAGGCTGAAGGTCGGTGATACGGTGATTCTCTTTGACGGTGTCGGCAATGAATACGAGGCCGTCATCGATGATTTCGGTGCCTCCCGGGTACGCCTGGAAATCCGGGAAGAACGACCCGTCGACGATCCGGCGCCGCCGGTGATTCTGGCCCAGGCACTTCCCAAGGAAGGCAAGATGGATTTTATCGTTCAGAAGGCAACCGAGCTGGGCGTGAGGACCATCATCCCCTTCACCTCCTCCAGGACAATACCCAGACTCACGGGCGAAAAGGCGGCAGCGCGGGTGAAACGCTGGCGGAAGATTGCCGCTGAAGCGTCAAAACAGTGCGGCAATGCCATTGTTCCCGAGGTTTCTGAAATCAGGACCTTCGAAGCCATGATAGATGAAGGGGCCCGGGCAAGCCTCCCTCTCTTCTTCTGGGAAGAGGAACACCATCGGGGCATCAGGGATATTTTCAGCACGCCCTTCAGGCCCGATCTGTCAGAGATTTCCATCGTTGTCGGCCCCGAGGGGGGCTTTTCCAGGGACGAGGCAACCGCCGCCCGGAACCGGGGCTTCATGACGGCGCACCTGGGACGCCGCATATTGAGAGTCGAGACGGCGGCCCTGGTCATCCTGTCGATTATCCAGTACGAAATCGGATCCATCGGAACGTCGCCGGAAAGGAACGATGTCCAATGA
- a CDS encoding RDD family protein produces MRYHRYGGFWRRALAIWMDGLIIQLLIALAFITIRFTLPDSMGQSMGSYSTFVTSYVYLSVGVLMNMAYYTIFHGAGGQTPGKWVVGVKVIRDTGEEMTLGYAFLRWVGYLVSYMFLCLGFLWAAFDGRKQGWHDKIAGTLVIRTRGRKRTPDQERSLSPDRTARHISLSSP; encoded by the coding sequence ATGAGGTACCATCGCTACGGAGGGTTCTGGCGCCGCGCCCTGGCCATCTGGATGGATGGACTGATCATCCAGCTCCTCATAGCCCTTGCCTTCATAACCATTCGATTCACCCTCCCCGATTCCATGGGACAGTCCATGGGGAGCTATTCGACCTTCGTCACGAGCTATGTATACCTTTCCGTCGGCGTGCTCATGAATATGGCCTACTACACCATCTTTCACGGAGCAGGCGGGCAGACACCGGGGAAATGGGTTGTGGGTGTCAAAGTCATTCGGGATACCGGGGAAGAGATGACCCTGGGATATGCCTTTCTCCGCTGGGTCGGATACCTGGTGTCGTACATGTTCCTGTGCCTGGGTTTTCTCTGGGCCGCCTTCGACGGCAGAAAGCAGGGCTGGCACGACAAAATTGCGGGAACTCTCGTGATCAGGACACGGGGGCGAAAGCGGACGCCGGATCAGGAAAGAAGCCTTTCCCCGGACAGGACGGCCCGGCACATTTCTCTTTCTTCCCCTTGA
- a CDS encoding FecR domain-containing protein: MRKLWIAFVLLALVSLLPFTALATPVGIVTAIEGRADITRGDDPARPAAVGDEVHMGDFLRTMTKSRLELTFIDDSVTRLAPLSRLRVTEFLFDADKRTGTIDLLRGKVQSVLVKATPDSVYEVHTPTAVAGVRGTTFFVYFRDGVTGGASREGTFYVYSRGRPDQVRIVRPGQAFLVLGADEIPIVRPATEEELERHLDDTTIRKGEALGDGEDPLNGGDMAGDAESGERYADAADPDTDLPGLDPDRDPMPDQTLPPEPPLPELQPESEPQPEPFAGVNISGTSNYNNWAFVHLSLVASSPGIMEVDGEIHDPSFGPVLYPSWSAPVSIDDGTQRLDGIFAGAKWIDGWFGLLPGFHVRDDGLLGYTLGMLEGSGEVPGQGGVYEFDGGGPADYVLLTTEPGIFEVDDNPIFDEDMWGTWKFSDGGGEPLPLTFNNARTVTWSIREQGGDEASVATILFEGFGIGATTEALITTWGDLLVELNLGTEKPRAYLRSKDIPIIPIGDGGTFEQTMTGSWIDIDDAVTGVLGGMIRGGIFEEREQNELTGVPWYAMAGGIFLETSAFLDMVADDPATLGALNIPFVEVGRTTLSGASEGEGPHGGTIPSLTMDDVRFFSYSPGGAPLIWATGAVTGTYEGNPAGAHGSWNTSDWEEGGFSVTSWDGGSWAADIDGGGSVTGIGNVSILGGAAGSYAAGPGPAGTFEGTASGVVVP, from the coding sequence ATGAGAAAATTATGGATTGCGTTTGTCCTTCTGGCCCTGGTTTCGCTCCTCCCTTTTACGGCCCTGGCGACTCCCGTCGGCATTGTGACCGCCATCGAAGGCCGGGCCGACATCACCCGGGGTGACGATCCCGCCCGGCCCGCCGCGGTGGGCGACGAGGTCCATATGGGAGATTTCCTGCGCACCATGACGAAGTCGCGCCTGGAGCTGACTTTCATCGATGACAGCGTCACCCGGCTCGCCCCGCTCTCGCGTCTGCGGGTAACGGAGTTTCTCTTTGACGCCGATAAGCGGACGGGTACCATCGATCTCCTGAGGGGCAAGGTCCAGAGCGTCCTGGTAAAAGCCACCCCGGACAGTGTGTACGAGGTTCACACTCCCACGGCCGTTGCCGGGGTCAGGGGCACCACTTTCTTCGTCTACTTTCGTGACGGTGTTACCGGAGGTGCCAGCAGAGAGGGAACCTTCTATGTCTACAGCAGGGGCCGTCCCGACCAGGTTCGGATCGTGAGGCCCGGCCAGGCCTTCCTGGTGCTCGGAGCTGACGAGATTCCCATTGTCAGGCCCGCCACGGAGGAGGAACTGGAACGTCACCTCGACGACACCACTATCCGCAAGGGTGAGGCTTTGGGTGATGGGGAAGACCCCCTCAACGGCGGCGACATGGCCGGTGATGCCGAAAGCGGCGAGCGCTACGCCGATGCCGCCGACCCTGATACGGATCTCCCCGGACTCGATCCGGACAGGGACCCCATGCCGGATCAGACACTCCCCCCGGAACCCCCGCTGCCTGAACTGCAGCCCGAGTCTGAACCGCAGCCCGAGCCCTTTGCGGGAGTGAACATATCCGGTACAAGCAACTACAATAACTGGGCTTTCGTACATCTCTCCCTGGTCGCTTCAAGCCCGGGGATAATGGAAGTAGACGGAGAAATCCATGACCCGTCTTTCGGCCCCGTGCTTTATCCAAGCTGGAGCGCTCCCGTAAGCATAGACGACGGCACCCAGCGTCTCGACGGCATCTTTGCTGGAGCCAAGTGGATTGACGGCTGGTTCGGCCTCCTCCCGGGGTTTCATGTGAGAGATGACGGTCTTCTGGGCTACACGCTCGGCATGCTCGAAGGAAGCGGTGAGGTGCCGGGTCAAGGAGGAGTCTACGAGTTCGATGGCGGCGGCCCAGCCGATTATGTGCTCCTGACCACGGAACCCGGAATCTTTGAGGTCGATGACAACCCAATATTTGATGAAGATATGTGGGGTACCTGGAAGTTCTCGGACGGCGGAGGAGAGCCCTTGCCTCTTACCTTCAATAACGCCAGGACCGTAACCTGGTCGATCAGGGAGCAGGGTGGCGACGAAGCCAGTGTCGCGACGATATTATTTGAAGGATTCGGGATAGGAGCAACTACCGAAGCTCTTATAACGACCTGGGGTGATCTGCTTGTTGAACTGAACCTTGGAACGGAAAAACCCCGGGCGTATCTCAGAAGTAAAGATATCCCAATCATCCCAATCGGAGACGGCGGCACCTTTGAACAAACGATGACCGGCTCCTGGATCGATATAGACGATGCCGTGACAGGAGTCCTGGGAGGCATGATAAGGGGGGGCATCTTTGAAGAGAGGGAACAGAATGAGCTAACGGGGGTTCCCTGGTATGCCATGGCCGGAGGGATTTTCCTGGAAACGTCGGCATTCCTTGATATGGTGGCGGATGACCCCGCAACCCTCGGGGCACTGAACATTCCCTTCGTCGAGGTGGGCAGGACCACCCTATCCGGTGCGAGCGAGGGGGAGGGGCCACACGGCGGCACTATCCCCTCGTTGACGATGGACGATGTACGGTTTTTCTCCTATAGCCCCGGAGGAGCCCCCCTGATATGGGCAACGGGAGCTGTGACTGGAACGTATGAGGGTAACCCTGCCGGCGCCCACGGGAGTTGGAATACATCAGACTGGGAAGAAGGCGGTTTTTCAGTAACGAGCTGGGACGGAGGCTCCTGGGCAGCCGACATTGACGGTGGCGGGAGCGTTACCGGTATCGGGAACGTATCGATCCTGGGCGGAGCGGCAGGTTCCTACGCTGCCGGCCCGGGGCCTGCCGGTACTTTCGAGGGAACGGCTTCAGGTGTGGTTGTTCCTTAA
- a CDS encoding DUF3617 domain-containing protein, which translates to MTRYIVLVCSAIVIALWFGYAWAEPQMNPGNWEITTNIEMAGLPTQSMTQTICITEDDLVPVSPDESSECKITDIKTSGDTVSWKMTCSADGGGMDGRGQATYRDDSMHGSMTMVMKPDGTEIRNTFSGRRVGGCDGSSTRSNAGEGLADDARDIGRAARDEAKASVVDEVRQGVRGAVRGLFK; encoded by the coding sequence ATGACCCGTTACATCGTTTTAGTCTGTTCGGCGATAGTGATTGCCCTGTGGTTCGGATATGCCTGGGCGGAACCGCAGATGAACCCCGGAAACTGGGAGATCACCACAAACATTGAAATGGCCGGCCTGCCCACTCAGAGCATGACACAGACCATCTGTATCACCGAAGACGACCTGGTCCCCGTGAGTCCCGATGAAAGCAGCGAGTGCAAAATCACGGACATCAAAACCAGCGGAGACACCGTGTCCTGGAAAATGACCTGCAGCGCTGACGGGGGTGGCATGGACGGCAGGGGGCAGGCTACCTATAGGGACGACAGCATGCATGGTTCGATGACCATGGTCATGAAACCCGACGGAACGGAGATAAGAAACACCTTTTCAGGTCGCCGCGTGGGCGGATGCGACGGCTCATCAACCAGGTCCAACGCGGGTGAGGGCTTGGCCGACGATGCCAGGGATATTGGAAGGGCAGCCAGGGACGAAGCCAAGGCAAGTGTCGTGGATGAGGTTCGCCAGGGCGTCAGGGGTGCCGTACGGGGTCTTTTTAAATAA
- a CDS encoding AMP-binding protein — protein MADYPWFKSYDAGVPHTLAPYPDKNLLDVVAETTRQRPDHMMMWFKGNVITYSRFQKYVEDTTRALVGLGVMKGDRVALLLPNIPQMLICQFAAWRAGAIAVPVNPLYSDSELEHTLEDCGAELAIVMTPFYDQLKNVQPRTGVKTVIATGVKEYLAPFKRFIFGLLMEKKQGHYVELRPGDLWLQEVIREYARSPLPDIRPGFDETGLILFSGGTTGVPKGVMLSHGAIMMNGMQTRAWFGTVLTDWEDVTILLMPLFHIYGNIILVSTILNARVPIALVPNPRDVPDLLATIKATKPKFFPAIAPLFVGLMNHPDVKSGAIDFKSMKMCVAAAAPLLPETKKRWEALTGGKLVEAYGLTESGIIAMGPIQGTWKEGAVGLPTPDVEVRIVDIVDGKTEMAPGETGEIIARAPHLMQGYWKNPDATKEMIRDGWLYTGDIGHLDGDGYLYITSRKKEMIKPSGHQVFPVEVEEVIAAHPAVMEVGVAGVKDPERGEAVKAWVVLRSGQQCTAEELKAFCKERLTAYKVPKHVEFRDSLPKSLIGKVLKRVLQEEEEKKQQQ, from the coding sequence TTGGCTGATTATCCCTGGTTCAAGAGTTATGATGCGGGGGTGCCGCACACCCTTGCGCCCTACCCGGACAAGAATCTGTTGGACGTCGTTGCTGAAACCACCAGACAGCGGCCGGACCATATGATGATGTGGTTTAAGGGCAATGTCATCACCTATTCCCGGTTTCAGAAGTACGTGGAAGATACGACGCGGGCACTGGTCGGCCTCGGTGTGATGAAGGGCGACCGGGTGGCGCTGCTCCTGCCGAACATACCCCAGATGCTTATTTGTCAGTTTGCGGCGTGGAGGGCAGGCGCCATTGCCGTACCGGTCAATCCGCTCTACAGCGATTCCGAGCTCGAGCACACCCTTGAGGACTGCGGTGCGGAACTGGCCATCGTTATGACCCCCTTCTACGATCAACTGAAAAACGTGCAGCCCCGAACCGGCGTAAAGACGGTAATCGCAACGGGAGTCAAGGAGTACCTGGCTCCCTTCAAGAGGTTCATCTTCGGGCTCCTGATGGAAAAGAAACAGGGCCATTACGTGGAGCTCAGACCAGGCGATCTATGGCTCCAGGAGGTCATTCGGGAATATGCGCGCTCCCCGCTTCCCGACATACGGCCCGGCTTTGACGAGACCGGCCTGATCCTCTTCAGTGGAGGCACCACGGGTGTTCCCAAGGGTGTCATGCTCTCTCACGGCGCTATCATGATGAACGGCATGCAGACACGCGCCTGGTTCGGCACGGTGCTGACGGACTGGGAGGACGTGACCATCCTGCTGATGCCGCTGTTCCACATCTACGGGAATATCATTCTGGTTTCGACCATACTGAACGCCAGGGTGCCCATCGCTCTGGTACCGAATCCCCGTGACGTTCCCGATCTGCTTGCCACCATCAAGGCAACGAAGCCGAAATTTTTCCCCGCCATAGCCCCGCTTTTTGTGGGCCTGATGAATCATCCCGATGTGAAGTCAGGTGCCATCGACTTCAAGTCCATGAAAATGTGTGTTGCCGCCGCCGCGCCGTTGTTGCCGGAAACCAAGAAGAGGTGGGAGGCGCTGACCGGGGGAAAGCTTGTCGAAGCCTATGGTCTCACGGAATCCGGCATTATCGCCATGGGGCCCATACAGGGGACGTGGAAAGAAGGGGCCGTCGGACTGCCCACACCCGATGTGGAAGTCAGGATCGTCGATATCGTGGACGGAAAAACGGAGATGGCTCCTGGCGAGACCGGAGAGATTATCGCCAGGGCACCCCACCTGATGCAGGGTTACTGGAAAAATCCCGATGCCACGAAGGAGATGATCCGTGACGGATGGCTGTACACCGGCGACATCGGGCACCTGGACGGTGACGGCTATCTGTATATTACATCGCGGAAAAAGGAGATGATCAAGCCCAGTGGTCATCAGGTCTTTCCGGTGGAAGTGGAGGAGGTCATCGCGGCCCATCCGGCGGTTATGGAGGTGGGCGTGGCGGGCGTTAAAGACCCCGAGCGGGGAGAGGCGGTCAAGGCATGGGTCGTGCTGAGGTCCGGACAGCAATGTACGGCCGAGGAACTCAAGGCCTTTTGCAAAGAACGGCTGACAGCCTACAAAGTGCCGAAACACGTTGAATTCCGGGACTCCCTGCCCAAGTCGCTCATCGGGAAGGTCCTCAAACGTGTGCTTCAGGAGGAGGAAGAAAAAAAGCAACAACAATGA